From the Lathyrus oleraceus cultivar Zhongwan6 chromosome 4, CAAS_Psat_ZW6_1.0, whole genome shotgun sequence genome, one window contains:
- the LOC127135859 gene encoding uncharacterized protein LOC127135859: MASDAAVSSIKVMNQDLVKLDRFDGTNYTGWQDKMTFLLTALKVHYVLDPDLQPIPEPTENDSEELKKERKKCKEDELLCRGHILNTLSDRLYDLYTDNPSATEIWKALEFKFKAEEKGTKKFLISKYFDFKFLDSKPILPQVHELQVLVNKIKAVKIDIPETFQVGAIIAKLPPSWKGYRKKLLHSSEDFSLEKIQKHL, encoded by the coding sequence ATGGCTTCAGACGCTGctgtttcaagcatcaaagtgatgaACCAGGATCTTGTCAAGTTAGATCGATTTGATGGAACAAATTACACAGGATGGCAAGACAAGATGACATTCCTATTGACTGCCCTGAAGGTTCACTATGTTCTTGATCCCGACCTACAACCAATACCTGAACcaacagaaaatgattcggaagaaCTCAAGAAGGAGCGCAAGAAATGCAAGGAGGACGAACTGCTTTGCCGTGGACACATTCTGAATACTTTATCTGATCGTCTCTACGACCTCTACACAGACAATCCATCGGCAACAGAAATATGGAAGGCACTAGAATTCAAGTTCAAGGCTGAAGAGAAAGGTACGAAGAAGTTCTTAATATCTAAATATTTCGATTTTAAATTCTTAGATTCTAAGCCCATTCTTCCCCAAGTGCATGAATTGCAAGTTCTGGTCAATAAAATAAAGGCAGTAAAAATAGACATCCCTGAGACCTTCCAAGTCGGTGCAATTATTGCAAAATTACCACCTTCATGGAAAGGCTACCGAAAGAAATTGTTGCACAGTTCCGAGGACTTCTCCTTGGAGAAAATTCAGAAACATCTTTGA